In Clupea harengus chromosome 13, Ch_v2.0.2, whole genome shotgun sequence, one DNA window encodes the following:
- the micu1 gene encoding calcium uptake protein 1, mitochondrial, protein MAGASIDKATMKQVARTVAKVELSDHVCDVVFALFDCDGNGELSNKEFIAIMKQRLMRGLEKPKDMGFTRLVRAMVKCAQDTAWDFATPKAH, encoded by the exons ATGGCAGGAGCCTCCATAGacaaag CCACCATGAAGCAGGTGGCGCGCACTGTGGCCAAGGTGGAGCTCTCGGACCATGTGTGCGATGTGGTGTTTGCACTGTTTGACTGcgatg GCAACGGGGAGCTGAGCAATAAGGAGTTCATCGCCATCATGAAGCAGAGGCTGATGCGCGGGCTGGAGAAACCCAAAGACATGGGCTTCACGCGGCTGGTGCGCGCCATGGTCAAGTGCGCCCAGGACACCGCCTGGGACTTCGCCACGCCCAAAGCACACTAG